One genomic segment of uncultured Fusobacterium sp. includes these proteins:
- the nifU gene encoding Fe-S cluster assembly scaffold protein NifU produces MQYTEKVMDHFMNPHNVGVIENPDGYGKVGNPSCGDIMEIFIKVENDIITDVKFRTFGCASAIASSSVSTDLVKGKTIEEALKLTNKKVVEELGGLPPVKMHCSVLAEEAIQMAINDYLAKKNNK; encoded by the coding sequence ATGCAATATACAGAAAAAGTAATGGATCACTTTATGAATCCACATAATGTAGGAGTTATTGAAAATCCAGATGGATATGGAAAAGTAGGAAATCCTTCATGTGGAGATATCATGGAGATTTTTATAAAAGTAGAAAATGATATAATAACAGATGTTAAATTTAGAACTTTTGGATGTGCTTCAGCAATAGCAAGTTCATCTGTTTCTACTGATTTAGTAAAAGGAAAAACAATTGAAGAAGCATTAAAATTAACAAATAAAAAAGTTGTAGAAGAATTAGGTGGATTACCACCAGTAAAAATGCACTGTTCAGTTTTAGCTGAAGAGGCAATTCAAATGGCTATTAATGATTATTTAGCTAAAAAAAATAATAAATAA